The Flavobacterium sp. 1 genome contains the following window.
CGTATGCGGACAAACCGCCATACCCATTTTCATTCCCTGCTTCTTGTAAATATGCGCCCCGATTTGAGCTGGACGCTGAATGATATGGAAAAATTTCCCGAAAGGAATCCAAATCAAAAACATGATTACCGTAACCGCGTGTAAAACGGCCAAGAAATCAAACGCAAATCCCTTCATAAACTGATACGAATAGGTCAAACCCAATCCCGTAACCGAAATGGCTATCAATAAAATAAGCGGTAACAAATCGCCCTCAAAAGACTGAGTGGCAATCAAGCCGGGATTTGTCAAACGTCTTCTTAAATAATACAGTGATCCAAAAATAACCAAGTATGAAGACCAGTTCAAAGCGTGAAAAGTCAAAAAAGCGGTAATGGAATCCAAATCAAAATCCATCACTTTAAACCCAAAAAAATACGCTTCATAAGTAGAAATCGTATTGGGAGCCATTGCAAAATTAATCCAGCCAAATGTAAGCGGTATCGTAATCAAAAATGCCGAAGTACATCCCACAGCAATCATAAAATGCGCCATCCAGCGGTATTTTCCCCTTGGATAAATAAACTTCTGAAATGCAATATTCTCCACTGACTCTTTCGTGGCAAACCAAAAATGTGAAAACACTTTTCCTGTTATTAAATATGTAATCCCTCTTTTAAAATAAATCCAAGTCGGTGGTCGCTGCAGCCAAACCGTATAGCGGTACACAATCCCGAAAAAAGCAAACACTGTCCCAAATAAATAGGTTACCAATGCCGCATCAAAATTTTGCAGTTTTCGGGAACCATAAAACACCAGAACAATCATAAAAATCGAAAGTCCCGTTGCAATGAGCAATGCTTTGATGTTATAGGTTTTGTTTTTCATATATGTAAAATTTATTTTTTATAGGTCATATATGTTATCGCATTGCGATTTCATACGTAGCTATTTATTGATTCTTAGAAGTCATACGTAATTACTTCGTCGACTTCTATCGCTTGATTCACTTATCTTCATTAGTATTTTTGACCAATGTTTTATTTTTTGTAAAATTAGCAAAAGTAAAAACTAAGTTAAACTACTTAAGTATTTTTCAAAACACAAATAGATAAAAATATGTTACAATTTTAGTACACAATACTATATTCTATTATTTACGGTATTTGATAGTGTTTTTTAAGTGTAAAATCTCTAGGGTTCCG
Protein-coding sequences here:
- a CDS encoding MFS transporter, whose amino-acid sequence is MKNKTYNIKALLIATGLSIFMIVLVFYGSRKLQNFDAALVTYLFGTVFAFFGIVYRYTVWLQRPPTWIYFKRGITYLITGKVFSHFWFATKESVENIAFQKFIYPRGKYRWMAHFMIAVGCTSAFLITIPLTFGWINFAMAPNTISTYEAYFFGFKVMDFDLDSITAFLTFHALNWSSYLVIFGSLYYLRRRLTNPGLIATQSFEGDLLPLILLIAISVTGLGLTYSYQFMKGFAFDFLAVLHAVTVIMFLIWIPFGKFFHIIQRPAQIGAHIYKKQGMKMGMAVCPHTGEEFATKLHIKDLKTVTEQLGFDFSHEDGTSHLDLSPEGKRSRLAQAHLKARLDGGNLFG